One stretch of Arachis hypogaea cultivar Tifrunner chromosome 20, arahy.Tifrunner.gnm2.J5K5, whole genome shotgun sequence DNA includes these proteins:
- the LOC112786550 gene encoding uncharacterized protein translates to MEWLEEFSETRLRGGPRDLSDHCTIIVEEQRMQGGPRPFRGLDAWFTHDDFLRMVKKEWKGLGKMQFTDKLKALAAPLRSWHKNNFGEMDKKILKFEEEIKKIDDLVSTGVYDATTEARRKALVTCCERWYVRKEIQWKQMSRSWQAKEMDRNTRYFHNIALTRRRNNLIDTLVVNGRMVRNKARIKIAIKEFYKDLYHQKSSPLLGFRDGLVAKIAEEESVSLEAMPSAEEIRQAVWDCESSKAPGCDGFNMNFIKRC, encoded by the coding sequence ATGGAATGGTTAGAAGAGTTCTCTGAGACCCGGTTACGAGGGGGTCCAAGAGACTTGTCAGATCACTGCACTATTATTGTGGAAGAGCAGCGGATGCAGGGAGGTCCTCGGCCTTTCCGAGGCCTTGACGCATGGTTCACACATGACGACTTTCTCCGGATGGTCAAGAAGGAATGGAAGGGATTAGGGAAGATGCAATTCACAGATAAATTGAAGGCGCTAGCGGCTCCTTTGAGAAGTTGGCACAAGAACAACTTTGGTGAGATGGACAAGAAAATCTtgaagtttgaggaagagataaaaaagaTTGATGACTTGGTAAGTACTGGAGTGTATGATGCAACTACGGAGGCTAGAAGGAAGGCGTTAGTCACCTGCTGTGAGAGATGGTATGTGAGGAAAGAAATTCAATGGAAGCAAATGTCTCGATCTTGGCAAGCAAAGGAAATGGATAGAAACACAAGATACTTCCACAATATAGCATTGACAAGAAGGCGGAATAATCTGATTGATACTCTGGTAGTCAATGGAAGAATGGTTAGGAACAAAGCTAGAATAAAAATAGCTATAAAAGAGTTTTATAAAGATCTGTATCATCAGAAGAGTTCTCCTTTGCTGGGGTTCAGAGATGGTCTGGTGGCTAAGATAGCTGAGGAAGAGTCTGTGTCTCTGGAGGCGATGCCATCAGCTGAGGAAATCCGGCAAGCAGTATGGGATTGCGAGTCTTCGAAGGCGCCAGGGTGTGATGGGTTCAACATGAATTTTATTAAGCGGTGCTGA
- the LOC112784820 gene encoding uncharacterized protein — protein MLPSILFFLLATVEISTALVAGNSQVITFRSPKLFPEGLAWDPTGQNFLVGSLHHRTISKVSDAGVIETLISDPSLPENVTILGLAVDARNHRVLAAVHAFKPLPPFNALAAYDLHSGNRLFLTVLPTNDNSDEATTANDVAVDFKGNAYVTNSGGNYIWKVNEKGEASILSNSRRFTEQPVDREAWYSSCGLNGIAYVSSGYLLAVQSNTGKMFKVDPEDGTAKLVVLNEDLIGADGVVSRSDGVVLVVSPVTGKLWFLKSKDEWGEGVVFDKIDLDLEGFPTSVAVGERDRAYVLYGHVKEGIWGNAERESFEIEEVRLRGDGEGVNLYWMYVIVGVGLAYFLYWRLQMGHFLNRMDKKTN, from the coding sequence ATGCTACCATCGATACTCTTCTTCCTCTTGGCTACCGTCGAGATCTCAACTGCACTCGTCGCCGGAAACAGCCAAGTTATCACTTTCCGATCACCCAAACTCTTCCCTGAAGGCCTTGCATGGGACCCAACGGGGCAGAACTTCCTCGTCGGATCTCTCCACCACCGCACCATCTCCAAAGTCTCCGATGCGGGAGTGATTGAAACACTAATCTCCGATCCTTCCCTCCCTGAAAACGTCACCATCTTGGGCCTCGCCGTCGATGCCCGTAACCACCGTGTCCTCGCCGCTGTCCACGCTTTTAAACCCCTCCCTCCCTTCAACGCCCTCGCTGCCTACGACCTCCACTCCGGCAACCGGCTTTTCCTCACCGTTCTCCCCACCAACGACAATTCCGACGAAGCCACCACCGCGAACGACGTCGCCGTGGACTTCAAGGGAAATGCTTACGTCACGAACTCCGGAGGAAACTACATCTGGAAGGTGAACGAGAAAGGGGAAGCTTCGATACTTTCGAACTCCCGCAGGTTCACGGAACAACCCGTGGACCGCGAAGCATGGTATAGTTCCTGCGGCCTGAACGGCATCGCTTACGTCAGCAGCGGGTATCTCCTGGCGGTGCAAAGCAATACGGGTAAGATGTTCAAGGTGGATCCCGAAGATGGCACCGCGAAGCTGGTGGTGCTGAACGAGGATCTAATTGGTGCGGACGGCGTCGTTTCAAGGAGTGACGGCGTCGTTTTGGTGGTGTCCCCGGTGACTGGAAAGCTGTGGTTCCTGAAGAGCAAAGATGAGTGGGGTGAGGGTGTGGTGTTTGACAAAATTGACCTTGACTTGGAAGGATTTCCTACTTCAGTTGCTGTTGGCGAGAGGGACCGGGCTTATGTATTATACGGGCATGTGAAGGAGGGCATTTGGGGAAATGCGGAGAGGGAGAGCTTTGAGATTGAGGAGGTGAGGTTGCGAGGTGACGGGGAGGGTGTGAACTTGTATTGGATGTATGTGATTGTTGGAGTGGGTTTGGCCTATTTCTTGTATTGGAGACTCCAAATGGGACACTTTCTGAACCGCATGGATAAGAAGACCAATTGA
- the LOC112783727 gene encoding uncharacterized protein produces MTLPILSSNHLHSFISAATTTTILLFLLSAVGISTSLAGNNHVITFRSPNLFPEGLAWDSKGQHFLVGSLRHRTISAVSDAGVVETLISDPSLPENVTVLGLSVDSRNNRVLAVLHALKPLPPFNALAAYDLSSGQRLFLSHLSSAGNGESDGSDEAIANDVTVDFKGNAYVTNSAGNFIWKVNDKGEASILSNSRRFTEHPVDREAWYSFCGLNGIAYVSNGYLLVVQSNTGKMFKVDAEDGTARLVLLNDDLIGADAVALRSDGVVLVVSPVAGKLWFLKSNDGWGEAVVFDQIDLDLEGYPTSVVVGEGDRAYVLYGRMKEGVLGNSERESFAIEEVRSPKESEGENVWLYVMVGVGLVFFWGWRFQMRQLVNNMDKKIN; encoded by the coding sequence ATGACTCTCCCAATCCTCTCATCCaatcatcttcactccttcatctcGGCGGCCACCACTACAACAATCCTCTTATTCCTTCTCTCCGCTGTCGGGATCTCAACTTCACTTGCCGGAAACAACCATGTAATCACATTCCGGTCACCCAACCTCTTTCCCGAAGGCCTCGCCTGGGATTCCAAGGGACAGCACTTTCTCGTCGGCTCCCTACGCCATCGCACCATCTCCGCCGTCTCCGACGCCGGCGTAGTGGAAACTCTAATCTCCGATCCTTCTCTCCCAGAAAACGTCACTGTTTTGGGGCTCTCTGTCGATTCACGCAACAACCGCGTCCTCGCCGTACTCCACGCGCTCAAACCCCTCCCTCCCTTCAACGCCCTCGCTGCCTACGACCTCAGCTCCGGCCAACGCCTATTCCTTTCCCACCTTTCCTCCGCCGGCAACGGCGAATCCGATGGCTCCGACGAAGCCATCGCAAACGACGTCACGGTGGACTTCAAGGGAAACGCTTACGTCACTAACTCCGCAGGAAACTTCATCTGGAAAGTCAACGACAAAGGGGAAGCTTCGATCTTATCTAACTCCCGCAGGTTCACGGAACACCCCGTGGACCGCGAAGCATGGTATAGTTTCTGCGGCCTCAATGGCATCGCTTACGTCAGCAACGGTTACTTATTGGTGGTGCAATCGAATACGGGGAAGATGTTCAAGGTGGATGCTGAAGACGGCACCGCAAGGCTCGTGCTGCTGAACGACGATCTGATTGGCGCTGACGCTGTCGCTTTGAGGAGCGACGGTGTCGTTTTGGTTGTGTCACCTGTGGCTGGGAAGCTGTGGTTTCTAAAGAGCAACGATGGGTGGGGTGAGGCTGTGGTGTTTGACCAAATTGACCTTGACTTGGAAGGGTACCCTACTTCGGTGGTAGTTGGAGAGGGTGATAGGGCGTATGTGTTGTACGGGCGTATGAAGGAGGGTGTTTTGGGGAATTCGGAGAGGGAGAGTTTTGCCATTGAGGAAGTGAGGTCGCCTAAAGAAAGCGAGGGTGAGAATGTTTGGTTGTATGTGATGGTGGGAGTGGGGTTGGTTTTTTTCTGGGGTTGGAGGTTTCAGATGAGGCAGCTTGTCAACAACATGGATAAGAAGATCAACTGA
- the LOC112782487 gene encoding FH protein interacting protein FIP2 isoform X2, whose translation MKDAESLSPSVVRLNIGGKKFCTTTDTLTQREPDSMLAAMFSGRHTLCLDSDKGYVFVDRDGKHFRHILNWLRDGVVPTLEDSEYNELLREAEYYQLLGLIDGINTVLNKRKEDDDLHTELTRTDIIKCIQSDKVRFRGVNLSGLDLSKLDLSFVDFSYACLKNVFFSRANLQCAKFRDVDAEASIFHNATLRECEFTGANLRGALLAGACLQSANLQDACLVDCSFCGADLRSAHLQNADLTNANLEGAVLEGANLKHLEGAKLDGANLLGAIR comes from the exons ATGAAGGACGCCGAATCCCTTTCGCCTTCTGTCGTTCGCCTCAACATCG GGGGCAAGAAATTCTGCACCACCACTGATACGTTGACTCAGCGGGAGCCTGATTCAATGCTGGCTGCTATGTTCAGTGGTCGCCATACTCTCTGCCTAGATTCTGATAAG GGATATGTCTTTGTTGACAGGGATGGTAAACACTTCCGTCACATTCTTAATTGGTTGAGAGATGGTGTGGTGCCCACTCTGGAGGACTCTGAATATAATGAACTATTGCGGGAGGCTGAGTACTATCAGTTACTT GGGCTAATAGATGGAATTAATACTGTCCTTAATaagaggaaggaagatgatgaccTCCATACAGAGTTAACACGTACTGATATTATCAAGTGCATACAATCTGATAAAGTTAGGTTTCGAGGAGTTAATCTTTCTGGCCTTGACCTCTCTAAACTG GATTTATCCTTTGTAGATTTCAGCTATGCTTGTCTAAAAAATGTGTTCTTTTCAAGAGCAAACCTTCAGTGTGCAAAGTTTCGG GATGTTGATGCTGAGGCTTCCATCTTTCACAATGCAACTTTGCGGGA ATGTGAATTTACTGGGGCAAATCTTCGCGGTGCTTTATTGGCTGGTGCATGCCTTCAGAGTGCAAATTTACAAG ATGCGTGCCTAGTAGATTGTAGCTTCTGTGGAGCTGATCTGCGTTCTGCACACCTACAG AATGCAGATCTTACAAATGCCAATTTAGAGGGGGCTGTCCTAGAAGGAGCTAACTTAAAG CACTTGGAAGGTGCAAAGCTTGATGGTGCCAATTTGCTTGGAGCAATCAGATAA
- the LOC112782487 gene encoding FH protein interacting protein FIP2 isoform X1: MKDAESLSPSVVRLNIGGKKFCTTTDTLTQREPDSMLAAMFSGRHTLCLDSDKGYVFVDRDGKHFRHILNWLRDGVVPTLEDSEYNELLREAEYYQLLGLIDGINTVLNKRKEDDDLHTELTRTDIIKCIQSDKVRFRGVNLSGLDLSKLDLSFVDFSYACLKNVFFSRANLQCAKFRDVDAEASIFHNATLRECEFTGANLRGALLAGACLQSANLQDACLVDCSFCGADLRSAHLQNADLTNANLEGAVLEGANLKGAKLNNANLRGANLQRAYLRHVNLRETHLEGAKLDGANLLGAIR; the protein is encoded by the exons ATGAAGGACGCCGAATCCCTTTCGCCTTCTGTCGTTCGCCTCAACATCG GGGGCAAGAAATTCTGCACCACCACTGATACGTTGACTCAGCGGGAGCCTGATTCAATGCTGGCTGCTATGTTCAGTGGTCGCCATACTCTCTGCCTAGATTCTGATAAG GGATATGTCTTTGTTGACAGGGATGGTAAACACTTCCGTCACATTCTTAATTGGTTGAGAGATGGTGTGGTGCCCACTCTGGAGGACTCTGAATATAATGAACTATTGCGGGAGGCTGAGTACTATCAGTTACTT GGGCTAATAGATGGAATTAATACTGTCCTTAATaagaggaaggaagatgatgaccTCCATACAGAGTTAACACGTACTGATATTATCAAGTGCATACAATCTGATAAAGTTAGGTTTCGAGGAGTTAATCTTTCTGGCCTTGACCTCTCTAAACTG GATTTATCCTTTGTAGATTTCAGCTATGCTTGTCTAAAAAATGTGTTCTTTTCAAGAGCAAACCTTCAGTGTGCAAAGTTTCGG GATGTTGATGCTGAGGCTTCCATCTTTCACAATGCAACTTTGCGGGA ATGTGAATTTACTGGGGCAAATCTTCGCGGTGCTTTATTGGCTGGTGCATGCCTTCAGAGTGCAAATTTACAAG ATGCGTGCCTAGTAGATTGTAGCTTCTGTGGAGCTGATCTGCGTTCTGCACACCTACAG AATGCAGATCTTACAAATGCCAATTTAGAGGGGGCTGTCCTAGAAGGAGCTAACTTAAAG GGTGCAAAATTGAACAATGCTAACTTGAGGGGTGCTAACCTTCAACGAGCTTATCTACGTCATGTCAATCTTCGAGAGACA CACTTGGAAGGTGCAAAGCTTGATGGTGCCAATTTGCTTGGAGCAATCAGATAA
- the LOC112782486 gene encoding zinc finger CCCH domain-containing protein 48 produces the protein MDIKAARRTERFGARAITCVYWQAGKCNRNPCSFLHRETPIPPNTGYCNGKSTYSHKCMKKPHSSANNKSSPKHNSKNVFIRKMGGGSLAGDYQKPSQSICRYWVNGNCVRGEHCRDLHSWFYGDGFSTLAKLREHKKVITGIALPAGSDKLYSGSTDGTIRTWDCHTGKCVNVVNLGAEVISMISEGPWIFIGLRNAIKAWNVQAALEFTLDGPKGRALSIVVGSETLFAGDEDGVISAWRGGSESISPFKLVASLNGHTSDVVCLAVGGKMLYSGSMDHSIKVWDMDTLDCKMTLSGHADTVTSLICWDSYLLSSSFDCTVKVWVATEEGSLKVTYTHREENGVLALCGMTDADAKPILFCSCLDNSVRLYELPSFSERGRLFARREVRSLEIGPGGLFFTGDGTGSVTVWKWLDEPKVSSS, from the exons ATGGATATAAAGGCTGCAAGAAGGACTGAACGTTTTGGTGCAAGAGCGATAACGTGTGTCTACTGGCAAGCTGGGAAATGCAACAGAAACCCGTGCAGTTTTTTGCACAGAGAAACACCAATACCACCAAATACTGGATATTGTAATGGCAAGAGTACTTATTCTCATAAGTGCATGAAGAAGCCCCATTCCTCTGCTAATAATAAGTCTTCCCCTAAGCATAACTCGAAGAATGTATTCATAAGAAAGATGGGAGGAGGTAGTCTTGCTGGGGATTATCAGAAGCCATCACAAAGTATTTGTAGATACTGGGTGAATGGCAATTGTGTACGCGGTGAGCACTGTCGCGATTTGCATTCATGGTTTTATGGTGATGGCTTTTCAACATTAGCAAAGCTTCGAGAACACAAGAAG GTTATCACTGGGATTGCACTTCCAGCTGGATCAGATAAATTATATTCTGGAAGCACTGATGGGACAATCCGGACATGGGACTGCCATACTGGAAAATGTGTCAATGTGGTAAATCTTGGAGCAGAGGTTATTTCTATGATCAGCGAGGGTCCATGGATTTTTATTGGTCTGAGGAATGCTATCAAA GCTTGGAATGTTCAGGCTGCACTAGAGTTTACTTTAGATGGACCAAAGGGGCGAGCCCTTTCCATCGTTGTTGGCAGCGAAACCCTTTTTGCTGGGGATGAG GATGGAGTAATTTCTGCGTGGAGAGGCGGTTCTGAATCTATATCTCCTTTTAAACTGGTTGCATCACTAAATGGCCACACCAGCGACGTAGTTTGCCTAGCAGTTGGAGGCAAGATGCTATACTCAGGGTCCATGGACCACAGCATTAAG GTTTGGGACATGGATACATTAGATTGTAAAATGACCCTTAGCGGACATGCTGACACAGTAACATCCCTTATTTGTTGGGACTCTTATTTGTTATCAAGTTCGTTTGACTGCACAGTCAAGGTCTGGGTTGCCACCGAAGAGGGATCTTTGAAAGTGACATACACACATAGAGAGGAGAAT gGTGTTCTTGCACTTTGTGGGATGACTGATGCAGATGCCAAGCCAATATTGTTTTGCTCTTGCCTTGACAATTCAGTTCGCCTTTATGAATTGCCATC ATTTTCAGAGAGGGGTCGGTTATTTGCAAGACGAGAAGTGCGATCACTTGAGATAGGTCCTGGTGGTCTCTTCTTTACCGGAGATGGAACTGGTTCAGTGACGGTGTGGAAATGGCTGGATGAGCCCAAGGTGTCATCATCTTGA
- the LOC112785194 gene encoding protein RRP6-like 2 translates to MNVDRDQSHLTTKVQTLQTLTAGPLSSSIAKLSASSRCIPSDKDFHFYRNFDEFKVPIADIARESRSILEAIGASGSIWGREAATATAGAFPADMDEAYDWMVSVNDDILERFDVLADECRRVRQQQEEAGRPASAAAMEGSDDGFQLVCGKKKRGSSRLGSLGNVTMDSETSLAASAVKVATKDKKTAGPKPKVPFHIPTIRRPQEEFNILVNNSNMPFEHVWLERSDDGLKFIHPLEKLNVLDFVDKDLGNLVPVKPSSLDSTPFKLVDDVKGLKELAAKLRSVDEFAVDLEHNQYRSFQGLTCLMQISTRSEDFVIDTLKLRIHVGPYLREIFKDPSKRKVMHGADRDIVWLQRDFGIYICNLFDTGQASKVLKLERNSLEYLLHHFCEVTANKEYQNADWRLRPLPNEMQRYAREDTHYLLYMYDLMRIKLFSMPKESESSDTPLVEVYKRSYDVCMQLYEKELLTENSYLHIYGLQGADFNAQQLAIVSGLCEWRDLVARAEDESTGYVLPNKSLLEIAKQMPLTTSKLRRLVKSKHPYIEHNLDTVVSIIRNSLQNAAAFEEAAQQLKQLAASASEVVNVKGGSEDAQQHTQNSKETIQQQGTNVLVKVKPASHPSEPPRDSLTIAEQHKDGNGSTFAITKGNGATVQVLKKPTGAFGALLGNLASKRKLDPDKGKEDTKLEQIKSSVNLPFHSFSGRNEKPNPVVEPPTVASETSDLQKPILEPVSTSSLEEIIMLESGVGEENTEQNDQENSNEHREKNSSVSTSGEEDDNNEPSSLSELSSSFQKCFQSNNKQSKTKQPKKLDQPGGLLKLKPFDYEEARKHIKFGEKTNHSSPENDDSHREQDDSGSKKKRSTGQGQGQTSDLAKQLPQGRRRQAFPASGNRSATFRYDS, encoded by the exons ATGAACGTCGATCGCGACCAATCTCACCTCACTACGAAGGTCCAGACCCTTCAAACCCTAACCGCTGGCCCCCTTTCCTCCTCGATCGCCAAGCTCTCCGCTTCCTCACGCTGCATTCCTTCCGACAAGGACTTTCACTTCTACCGCAACTTCGACGAATTCAAGGTCCCGATCGCCGATATCGCCAGGGAATCGCGGTCGATTCTTGAAGCCATCGGTGCCTCCGGGAGCATTTGGGGCAGGGAGGCGGCAACAGCAACGGCAGGGGCGTTCCCCGCCGACATGGACGAAGCGTACGACTGGATGGTGAGCGTTAACGACGACATTTTGGAACGGTTTGACGTGTTGGCGGACGAGTGCAGGAGGGTTCGTCAGCAGCAGGAGGAGGCTGGGCGTCCGGCGAGTGCAGCGGCGATGGAGGGTTCTGACGACGGCTTTCAGTTGGTTTGTGGGAAGAAAAAGAGAGGGAGCAGTCGTTTGGGGTCTCTGGGGAATGTGACCATGGATTCAGAGACGAGTTTGGCGGCGTCGGCCGTTAAGGTAGCAACGAAGGACAAGAAGACAGCGGGGCCGAAGCCAAAGGTTCCGTTTCACATACCAACAATTCGGAGGCCTCAGGAAGAGTTTAACATACTGGTTAACAATTCAAACATGCCTTTTGAGCATGTTTGGTTGGAGAGGAGTGATGATGGTCTGAAGTTTATTCATCCACTG GAAAAACTCAATGTTTTGGACTTTGTTGACAAAGATCTTGGTAATCTTGTGCCAGTCAAACCTTCCTCCCTAGATAGCACCCCCTTCAAGCTAGTGGATGACGTCAAAGGTTTGAAGGAGTTGGCTGCTAAGCTGCGTTCTGTTGATGAATTTGCG GTTGATTTGGAGCACAATCAATATCGATCATTCCAAGGGTTGACCTGTCTGATGCAAATCTCAACAAGATCTGAAGATTTTGTTATAGACACTTTGAAACTCCGTATTCATGTTGGACCCTATCTAAGGGAAATCTTCAAGGATCCTTCGAAGAGGAAG gtcATGCATGGTGCTGATCGAGATATTGTGTGGCTCCAACGAGATTTTGGCATTTACATTTGTAATTTATTTGACACTGGCCAG GCTTCAAAGGTGTTAAAATTGGAGAGAAATAGTTTGGAGTATCTTCTGCATCACTTCTGTGAGGTTACTGCAAACAAAGA ATACCAGAATGCAGATTGGAGGTTACGCCCTCTTCCTAATGAGATGCAAAG ATATGCAAGAGAAGATACACACTATCTGCTGTATATGTATGATTTGATGAGGATTAAGCTATTTTCGATGCCTAAGGAGTCTGAAAGTTCTGATACACCTCTGGTAGAG GTGTACAAGCGCAGTTATGATGTCTGCATGCAGCTATATGAGAAAGAACTTTTGACAGAGAACTCCTACCTCCACATATATGG GTTGCAAGGCGCTGATTTTAATGCTCAACAGCTTGCCATTGTTTCA GGCCTTTGTGAATGGCGGGACCTTGTTGCTCGGGCAGAGGATGAGAGTACTGGATATGTATTGCCAAATAAATCTCTTCTTGAAATTG CTAAACAGATGCCTCTCACTACAAGCAAGCTGCGGCGATTGGTAAAGTCAAAGCATCCATACATTGAACACAATCTTGATACTGTTGTCAGCATAATTAGGAATTCCCTTCAAAATGCTGCTGCCTTCGAAGAAGCTGCCCAACAATTGAAACAACTTGCTGCTTCT GCATCAGAAGTTGTAAATGTCAAAGGTGGAAGTGAAGATGCGCAGCAACACACACAAAACTCAAAG GAAACTATCCAGCAACAGGGTACAAACGTTCTTGTAAAAGTCAAGCCTGCAAGCCACCCTTCAGAGCCCCCAAGGGACAGTCTTACTATTGCAGAGCAGCATAAGGATGGAAATGGTAGCACATTTGCAATCACAAAG GGAAATGGTGCCACTGTTCAAGTGCTAAAAAAACCTACTGGCGCTTTTGGAGCACTGCTGGGAAATTTAGCTTCAAAGAGGAAGCTTGATCCTGATAAG GGCAAGGAAGATACCAAGCTGGAGCAGATTAAATCTTCAGTTAATCTTCCTTTCCATTCATTTTCGGGCAGAAATGAGAAGCCAAATCCTGTGGTAGAACCTCCTACTGTAGCATCTGAAACATCTGACTTACAGAAACCTATTTTAGAACCAGTTTCCACCTCCAGTCTAGAAGAGATCATAATGCTCGAGTCCGGTGTGGGTGAAGAAAATACAGAGCAGAATGACCAAGAAAATTCTAACGAGCACAGGGAGAAAAACTCCAGCGTGTCCACTTCAGGAGAAGAGGACGACAACAACGAGCCATCTTCTCTCTCAGAATTGTCATCAAGCTTTCAAAAGTGCTTTCAGTCAAACAATAAACAGAGTAAAACCAAACAACCCAAGAAACTAGATCAACCCGGTGGCTTGTTGAAGCTGAAGCCGTTTGACTATGAAGAGGCTAGAAAACATATCAAGTTTGGGGAAAAGACAAATCATTCATCTCCGGAGAATGATGATAGCCATAGAGAGCAAGATGACTCAGGTAGCAAGAAGAAACGTTCAACGGGACAGGGACAGGGGCAAACAAGTGATTTGGCAAAACAATTGCCGCAAGGTAGAAGACGCCAGGCATTTCCAGCTTCTGGGAATCGTAGTGCAACTTTCCGCTATGATTCATGA